Proteins encoded by one window of Lemur catta isolate mLemCat1 chromosome 12, mLemCat1.pri, whole genome shotgun sequence:
- the RXFP3 gene encoding relaxin-3 receptor 1, which translates to MNKATGGDKLAELFSVIPDLLEVANTSGNASLQLQDLWWELGLELPDGAEPGHPPGSGGAASADTEAWVRILISVVYWVVCALGLAGNLLVLYLMKSKQGWRKSSINLFVTNLALTDFQFVLTLPFWAVENALDFQWPFGKAMCKIVSIVTSMNMYASVFFLTAMSVARYHSVASALKSHWTQGHSRGGCCGQRLRDSCCFSAKALCVLIWALATLASLPNAIFSTTVKVMGEELCLVRFPDKLLGHDRQFWLGLYHSQKVLLGFVLPLGIISLCYLLLVRFISDRRVVGTGGGAAAARGGPAGASARRRSKVTKSVTIVVLSFFLCWLPNQALTTWSILIKFNAVPFSQEYFLCQVYAFPMSVCLAHSNSCLNPILYCLVRREFRKALKSLLWRIASPSLTSMRPFTASTKPEPEDLGLQALAPLHATAEPDLLYYPPGVVVYSGGRYDLLPSSSAY; encoded by the coding sequence ATGAATAAGGCCACTGGAGGGGACAAGCTCGCAGAACTCTTCAGTGTGATCCCGGACCTTCTGGAAGTGGCCAACACGAGCGGCAACGCGTCGCTGCAGCTTCAGGACTTAtggtgggagctggggctggagctgccGGACGGCGCGGAGCCGGGGCATCCCCCCGGCAGCGGCGGGGCAGCCAGCGCTGACACGGAGGCCTGGGTGCGGATCCTGATCAGCGTAGTGTACTGGGTGGTTTGCGCGCTGGGCTTGGCCGGCAACCTGCTGGTGCTCTACCTGATGAAGAGCAAGCAGGGCTGGCGCAAGTCCTCCATCAACCTCTTCGTCACCAACCTGGCGCTGACGGACTTTCAGTTCGTGCTCACCCTGCCCTTCTGGGCAGTGGAGAACGCGCTTGACTTCCAATGGCCCTTTGGCAAGGCCATGTGTAAGATCGTGTCCATCGTGACGTCCATGAACATGTACGCCAGCGTCTTCTTCCTCACTGCCATGAGTGTGGCGCGCTACCACTCGGTGGCTTCGGCTCTTAAGAGCCACTGGACCCAAGGACACAGCCGGGGGGGATGCTGCGGCCAGAGGCTGAGGGacagctgctgcttctctgccAAGGCGCTGTGCGTGTTGATCTGGGCTTTGGCCACGCTGGCCTCGCTGCCCAATGCCATTTTCTCCACCACTGTCAAGGTGATGGGCGAGGAGCTGTGCCTGGTGCGCTTCCCGGACAAGTTGCTGGGCCACGACAGGCAGTTCTGGCTGGGCCTCTACCACTCGCAGAAAGTGCTGCTAGGCTTCGTGCTGCCGCTGGGCATCATTAGTCTGTGCTACCTGCTGTTGGTGCGCTTCATCTCCGACCGCCGCGTGGTGGGGACCGGAGGCGGGGCCGCAGCAGCCCGGGGAGGCCCGGCCGGAGCCAGCGCCCGCAGACGGTCCAAGGTCACTAAATCGGTGACCATCGTGGTCCTATCCTTCTTCCTGTGTTGGCTGCCCAACCAGGCGCTCACCACCTGGAGCATCCTCATCAAGTTCAACGCGGTGCCCTTCAGCCAGGAGTATTTCCTGTGCCAGGTGTACGCGTTCCCCATGAGCGTGTGCCTGGCGCACTCCAACAGCTGCCTCAACCCCATCCTCTATTGCCTCGTGCGCCGCGAGTTCCGCAAGGCGCTCAAGAGCCTGCTGTGGCGCATCGCGTCTCCGTCGCTCACCAGCATGCGTCCCTTCACCGCCTCTACCAAACCAGAGCCCGAGGATCTGGGGCTGCAGGCCCTGGCGCCGCTCCACGCCACCGCCGAACCAGACCTGCTCTACTACCCGCCAGGAGTGGTGGTCTACAGTGGGGGGCGCTACGACCTGCTGCCCAGCAGCTCTGCGTACTGA